One stretch of Juglans microcarpa x Juglans regia isolate MS1-56 chromosome 3D, Jm3101_v1.0, whole genome shotgun sequence DNA includes these proteins:
- the LOC121254086 gene encoding zinc finger protein BRUTUS-like: protein MARWIAASQQNFPPATAGKGFGEDDVLGFSPSFRDQENQVFGCEHYKRNCKIRAACCGKLYTCRFCHDKSSEHSMDRKATAEMMCMRCLKIQPVGPVCSTPSCGGLSMAKYYCSICKFFDDERTVYHCPFCNICRVGKGLGTDYFHCMTCNCCLSMKVVDHYCVENCMKTTCPVCSEFMFTSSTSVRILPCGHCIHAACFKEYTRSRSTCPSCIEPLGDVGTKPKPPNNREGNKPISDSRL from the exons ATGGCCAG GTGGATAGCTGCTTCTCAGCAAAACTTCCCACCGGCGACAGCAGGGAAAGGTTTTGGGGAAGATGATGTACTTGGATTTTCTCCATCATTTCGTGATCAGGAGAACCAAGTATTTGGGTGTGAGCATTACAAAAGAAACTGCAAGATCCGTGCTGCTTGCTGCGGCAAATTGTATACATGCAGGTTTTGCCATGACAAAAGCAGCGAACATTCGATGGATAG GAAAGCTACTGCTGAAATGATGTGTATGCGCTGCCTGAAAATTCAGCCTGTCGGACCGGTTTGCTCGACTCCCTCCTGTGGTGGACTCTCAATGGCAAAGTACTATTGCAGTATTTGCAAGTTTTTTGATGATGAAAG GACAGTTTATCATTGCCCTTTCTGCAATATATGTCGTGTAGGGAAGGGTCTTGGAACAGACTATTTCCACTGCATGACATGCAATTGTTGCCTCTCAATGAAGGTGGTGGATCATTACTGCGTGGAGAATTGTATGAAAACCACCTGTCCTGTCTGTTCTGAATTCATGTTCACATCCTCGACAAGTGTCAGGATTCTTCCTTGTGGCCATTGTATACATGCAGCTTGCTTCAAG GAGTACACTCGCAGCCGCAGCACGTGCCCAAGCTGTATCGAACCTTTAGGAGATGTGGGT ACCAAACCAAAACCTCCAAATAACAGAGAAGGGAACAAACCCATCAGTGATTCCCGATTATGA
- the LOC121254983 gene encoding uncharacterized protein LOC121254983 isoform X1 yields MAAIHNLAVILKNPLNDAEFLLVKQTRPNRFGDEEYDSFVDSELWDLPSTRLNLLEGESESQIVVVGAESCSEKINLRKLDIDSALDRALDQVGLVATDGGEWKFWKYVEEPEFGPGLPVHNVFITGQLVAGKNLQELCKWMSVEICLSWLLEVKPSSNRVGPLVVVGLINDAMQPADQIVAPILRYQEYPPGVKVIPIGSKTAKPFHTTNLIVFAPENVSNEREKNSFVACGDALIVDPGCRSEFHKELQKIVAALPRKIVVFVTHHHRDHVEGLSIIQKCNPDATLLAHENTMRRIGKGDWSLGYTSVSGAEDICIGGQRLSVIFAPGHTDGHMALLHVSTNSLIVGDHCVGQGSSLLDFFSGGNMSQYFQTTYKFLELSPHALIPMHGRVNLWPKHMLCGYLKNRRRRETSILKAIENGAETLFDIVSDVYSDVDRGAWIAAGSNVRLHVDHLAQQDKLPEAFSVKKFHKTWPWFLCGWVWEYIRYGFRLNYQKLRTWTLLISGIVAIFAVLYSVNKFNSK; encoded by the exons ATGGCGGCAATTCACAACCTCGCGGTGATCCTCAAGAACCCGCTAAATGACGCGGAATTCCTCCTCGTCAAACAGACGCGCCCGAATAGATTTGGCGACGAAGAGTACGATTCCTTTGTGGATTCCGAGCTCTGGGACCTCCCCTCCACGCGGCTGAACCTTTTGGAGGGAGAATCCGAGTCCCAGATTGTCGTGGTAGGCGCCGAATCGTGTTCGGAGAAGATCAATCTGAGGAAACTTGATATCGATTCTGCTCTGGAccgg GCATTGGATCAAGTGGGGCTTGTGGCAACTGATGGGGGAGAATGGAAATTCTGGAAGTATGTGGAGGAACCTGAGTTTGGACCAGGTTTGCCGGTTCATAATGTGTTTATTACAGGACAATTGGTGGCTGGGAAAAATCTACAAG AGTTGTGCAAGTGGATGTCAGTCGAAATATGTCTGAGCTGGCTTCTGGAAGTGAAACCAAGTAGCAATCGCGTGGGACCTCTGGTAGTTGTTGGTCTGATAAATGATGCAATGCAACCTGCAGATCAGATAGTCGCACCCATCTTACGGTATCAG GAGTACCCTCCTGGTGTTAAAGTTATACCTATTGGAAGTAAGACAGCAAAGCCTTTTCATACAACAAACTTGATCGTATTTGCCCCTGAAAATGTTTCAAATGAACGTGAGAAAAATAGTTTTGTTGCTTGTGGGGATGCATTGATAGTGGATCCAGGATGTCGGTCTGAATTCCATAAAGAG CTCCAAAAAATAGTTGCTGCTTTGCCGCGAAAGATCGTTGTCTTTGTTACCCATCACCATCGGGATCATGTGGAAG GTCTTTCAATCATCCAAAAGTGCAATCCTGACGCGACCCTATTAGCACATGAAAATACAATGCGACGCATTGGAAAAG GTGACTGGTCCCTTGGTTATACCTCAGTTTCTGGAGCAGAAGACATTTGCATTGGTGGTCAGCGATTAAGTGTCATTTTTGCGCCG GGACATACAGATGGCCACATGGCGCTGCTTCATGTGAGTACTAACTCATTGATTGTCGGTGATCATTGCGTTGG TCAAGGAAGTTCTCTCTTGGACTTTTTTTCTGGTGGAAATATGAGT CAATACTTCCAGACAACTTACAAATTTTTGGAGCTTTCCCCTCATGCTTTGATTCCTATGCATGGGAGGGTTAACCTTTGGCCAAAGCACATGCTTTGTGGATATCTCAa GAACCGCAGAAGGAGAGAAACTTCCATCTTGAAAGCGATAGAAAATGGAGCAGAAACATTGTTCGACATAGTTTCAGATGTATACTCTGATGTTGATCGCGGTGCATGGATTGCTGCTGGATCAAATGTGAGGCTTCATGTGGATCATCTGGCCCAGCAAGATAAGTTACCAGAG GCATTTTCTGTCAAGAAGTTCCACAAAACTTGGCCGTGGTTCCTTTGCGGATGGGTTTGGGAATATATTAGGTATGGTTTCCGGCTAAATTATCAGAAGTTAAGGACATGGACATTACTTATTTCTGGTATCGTTGCTATATTTGCTGTGTTGTACTCggttaataaatttaattccaAATGA
- the LOC121254983 gene encoding uncharacterized protein LOC121254983 isoform X2 gives MAAIHNLAVILKNPLNDAEFLLVKQTRPNRFGDEEYDSFVDSELWDLPSTRLNLLEGESESQIVVVGAESCSEKINLRKLDIDSALDRALDQVGLVATDGGEWKFWKYVEEPEFGPGLPVHNVFITGQLVAGKNLQELCKWMSVEICLSWLLEVKPSSNRVGPLVVVGLINDAMQPADQIVAPILRYQEYPPGVKVIPIGSKTAKPFHTTNLIVFAPENVSNEREKNSFVACGDALIVDPGCRSEFHKELQKIVAALPRKIVVFVTHHHRDHVEGLSIIQKCNPDATLLAHENTMRRIGKGDWSLGYTSVSGAEDICIGGQRLSVIFAPGHTDGHMALLHVSTNSLIVGDHCVGQGSSLLDFFSGGNMSQYFQTTYKFLELSPHALIPMHGRVNLWPKHMLCGYLKNRRRRETSILKAIENGAETLFDIVSDVYSDVDRGAWIAAGSNVRLHVDHLAQQDKLPEGFSLETFNGSLSSFAENVGKLEPK, from the exons ATGGCGGCAATTCACAACCTCGCGGTGATCCTCAAGAACCCGCTAAATGACGCGGAATTCCTCCTCGTCAAACAGACGCGCCCGAATAGATTTGGCGACGAAGAGTACGATTCCTTTGTGGATTCCGAGCTCTGGGACCTCCCCTCCACGCGGCTGAACCTTTTGGAGGGAGAATCCGAGTCCCAGATTGTCGTGGTAGGCGCCGAATCGTGTTCGGAGAAGATCAATCTGAGGAAACTTGATATCGATTCTGCTCTGGAccgg GCATTGGATCAAGTGGGGCTTGTGGCAACTGATGGGGGAGAATGGAAATTCTGGAAGTATGTGGAGGAACCTGAGTTTGGACCAGGTTTGCCGGTTCATAATGTGTTTATTACAGGACAATTGGTGGCTGGGAAAAATCTACAAG AGTTGTGCAAGTGGATGTCAGTCGAAATATGTCTGAGCTGGCTTCTGGAAGTGAAACCAAGTAGCAATCGCGTGGGACCTCTGGTAGTTGTTGGTCTGATAAATGATGCAATGCAACCTGCAGATCAGATAGTCGCACCCATCTTACGGTATCAG GAGTACCCTCCTGGTGTTAAAGTTATACCTATTGGAAGTAAGACAGCAAAGCCTTTTCATACAACAAACTTGATCGTATTTGCCCCTGAAAATGTTTCAAATGAACGTGAGAAAAATAGTTTTGTTGCTTGTGGGGATGCATTGATAGTGGATCCAGGATGTCGGTCTGAATTCCATAAAGAG CTCCAAAAAATAGTTGCTGCTTTGCCGCGAAAGATCGTTGTCTTTGTTACCCATCACCATCGGGATCATGTGGAAG GTCTTTCAATCATCCAAAAGTGCAATCCTGACGCGACCCTATTAGCACATGAAAATACAATGCGACGCATTGGAAAAG GTGACTGGTCCCTTGGTTATACCTCAGTTTCTGGAGCAGAAGACATTTGCATTGGTGGTCAGCGATTAAGTGTCATTTTTGCGCCG GGACATACAGATGGCCACATGGCGCTGCTTCATGTGAGTACTAACTCATTGATTGTCGGTGATCATTGCGTTGG TCAAGGAAGTTCTCTCTTGGACTTTTTTTCTGGTGGAAATATGAGT CAATACTTCCAGACAACTTACAAATTTTTGGAGCTTTCCCCTCATGCTTTGATTCCTATGCATGGGAGGGTTAACCTTTGGCCAAAGCACATGCTTTGTGGATATCTCAa GAACCGCAGAAGGAGAGAAACTTCCATCTTGAAAGCGATAGAAAATGGAGCAGAAACATTGTTCGACATAGTTTCAGATGTATACTCTGATGTTGATCGCGGTGCATGGATTGCTGCTGGATCAAATGTGAGGCTTCATGTGGATCATCTGGCCCAGCAAGATAAGTTACCAGAG GGCTTCTCTTTAGAAACTTTTAATGGAAGTTTGTCTTCATTTGCGGAGAACGTGGGTAAATTGGAACCCAAGTGA